The DNA window CCAAAACGTCGTACAAGCTGCTGCTCGCTAAGGCCCACCGTTACGGCCAGCAACCGGAAAAGGCGATCGCGGTGTTTGAAGCGATCCTCCGCGAGAACGGAAGCCACGTGGAAGCCGGCATCGAACTGGCCGAGTTGCTGGACCCGCTCAAAGAATCCGATCGCGTCATTGGCGTGCTCGAGCCGCTGCTGAAGTACAAGCACGATTATCCGCTGTACCACCTGCTGGCCCAGGCCAACTATCAGAAAGAGAATTTCGAGAAAGCCCAGCACTACTACGAGGAAGCGACCCGGCTCAACGACCAGAACGCCGACGACCATTACCAGCTGGGGAATATCTATCTGGCGCAGCAGCGCTTCGCCAAAGCGGCCGTCGCCTACGAACGGGCGGGAGATTTAGGCGTTTCGACCGGCGTGTATCATTTCAAGCTGGCCAGCGTTTACTTCAATCTGCACAACTACCTGGGCGCCGTGCATGCGGCCCAGATCATCGGCGGCCAGACGGGACAGATCAAGAACGAGCTGTACCTGCTGGACCCCGTCCCCGGGCAGAAGGACTTTTTCTATGTGTGTCCGCCGCAAAGCGCCGTCTATCAAACGGCCAAGGCCCAGCAACTGGGCGTCGATGTGTTTGACATCCGCTTTCTGGAAGCGAACATCTGGCTGAGCGCCCGGCGGTACGCCCGCGCCAATCCGATGTACGCCGAGCTGGAGGAAGAAGTCTCCAAAGCGAACGCCGGACTGTTCTGGTACTATTGGGCGCAGGCCGCTTTGGGAATGGACGACCTGGAACAGTACCTGGTGCGGCTGGACAAAGCGATCGCCGCCGATCCCGAAGTTTACAAACCGACCAAAGCCGACGCGCTGGTGACAGTCGCCGAGCGGCACCAGCAGCAGGGCGACACGGCCAAACATAGCGAGTACCTGCAGCAGGCCGTCGCGGTCACCCCGTTGTCCGCCCGGCTGCACCTGATGCTGGGCGACGCGCACTGGATCGCCAGTGAGCGGCGGCAAGCGGTCGAACAATATAAACTGGTGTTAGAGTTAGAACCCCAGCACGCCGACCGCGTTCGTTTGCTGAACCGCATTCGCGAAGCGAGTTAAGCCAGTCTCTGGCCCGGCGGCTGTCCTCTCCCCTCGACCGCCGCCGGAGAAACAGGCATGCAAATCCAAGGGAATACGTTCCTGGTGACAGGAGCCGCCTCGGGTCTGGGCAAAGGAACCACGGAGGCGCTCGTCGCCGCCGGCGCTAATGTGATTGCCGTCGATCTTAATGCCACTGTACTGGGGGAAGCCGTCGAGCCGCTGGGCCCGGCGGTCGTCGCCGTGACGGCGGATGTGGCGGATGCCGCCGACGTGCAGCAGGCGCTAGACCTGGCATCCCGTTTCCCCGGGCCATTCCGCGGCGTCGTCAACTGCGCCGGCGTGCTGGGAGCGGCCCGCACGCTGGGACGCCGGGGCCCGTGCGAGCTGGAGCTGTTTGAGAAAGTCGTGCGGGTCAATCTGATTGGTACGTTTAACGTCTGTCGTCTGGCCGCCGCCGCGTTGAATGCGCAAGAGCCCGACGAAGAAGGGGAGCGCGGCGTGCTGGTGAACACCGCATCGGTCGCTGCATTCGAAGGCCAGATCGGACAGACGGCCTACTCCGCTTCCAAAGGCGGCATCGCTTCGATGACGTTGCCCATGGCCCGCGACCTGGCGCCTTTTGGCATCAGGGCAATCGCCCTGGCGCCCGGCGTGTTTGATACGCCCATGATGCAGGCGGCCCCCGCCGAGATCCGCGAAACGCTGTCGGCCGCCACCCCGTTCCCGCCGCGACTGGGCCGCCCCGAGGAGTTCGCGGCGCTGGTGCTGCACGTGATCGAAAACCGCATGCTCAACGGCTCGGTCATGCGCATTGATGGCGCCCTGCGCATGCCGCCCCGGTAAAGGTGTCGAAGGCGGAGTCGATGCGGTATCATGGTTGGCGCGCAAGGAGAGCAGCCCGTTCCGCCGGGGTTGCTTCCCGACTCTCTTACTAGCGGGCAAATCCGATGACGAACGAATACCCCAATCCCTATGCGAGTCCGGCGCCGCTGGACTGGAAGCAGGTGACGCCTGAAGAAGCGAAGCCGCAAGGGCCGCAGCTGGAGCTTTCCGCTGTCACCTGCAGTCGCCTCCGCCTGACCAGCTGGATTCTCTGGGCGGCTGCCGTCGTCTTCCTGTTCTACGCGTTCATCACGATTTCCCGGGTGGGGGTGTCGTTTTGGTTTTATCGCGAAAACTACTGGGAATCCGGTGGGATGTTTCTGATTTCCAACCTGGTTTCTCTCTTTATCGGCGTCTGTTGGCTGCTGCTGGCTGGTTCACTGTGGCAGTTTTCCCAGCAGCTGGGCGGCCTGGCTGCCCAGCCCGGGGGGAGATTTAGCGCCGACGACCTGGAACAGGTCATTGCCTGGCTGGGGAAAACCGCCTTGGCTCTAGGCTTCCTGATGCTGGTGCAATTTGTCAGCAACGGGGTGTTTTTTCTGCTGGCCAGCTACTCCTGAGACCACGCCGTCAGCTGGTCATCTTCCTCAGCAGCCAGTCGCCCCAGCGGGGTGAGATGGCCGCCAGGATCAGCAGCAAACGGGCTTTGCCGGGCAGCACCAGTTCGGGCTGCCGCTTCTGGCACGCCGTGAGAATCCGCCGGGCCACGCGTTCTGGATCCAGCCCCTTGATCCGAGCGCCGCCGCCGGGCCGCCGGGCCGATTCCGGCAGGTCGGCCGCTTCCTGGTCGTAGCGCTGGCCCGCATCAGGTCGGGCCAGCGGACCCGGGCAAACCAGCAGCACATGCACGCCCGTCTCGGCCAGTTCCAGGCGCAGCTGCTGGCTGAAAGCGGCCAGCGGGAACTTGCTCACTGCGTACGCTCCGAGAAAACGGGAAGCCGTTTTGGAAGCGAGCGAACCGATGTTGACCAGATGCCCGCGGGACGCTTCCAGGTGCGGGATCGCGGCCTGGCTGCACCGAACAGCCGTCAGCACGTTCGTATCGAAGAACTCCCGATGCTGCTCTACGGTAACGTCGATCAGGCGCCCCCGGTGGGAACGTCCCACGTTGTTGACCAGCAGGTCGATTTGCCCAAAGCGGGCAACCGTTTCCTGGACCAGTCGGTCGGCTTCCCCTGGCTGGGCCACATCGCAGGCGACGGCCAGAATCCGTTCGCCGGAAGGATCCAGCTGGATGGCTGCCTGGTTCAGGCGTGCGGGATCGCGAGCGGCAATCACCACGTTGGCGCCGGCATGCAGCAGGGCCTGCGCCATCACGAACCCGAGCCCCGCAGATCCACCGGTGACGATGGCCGTTTTTTTTTCCCAGTACGCCATGCGTGGTTAATCGCCCACGCCGATATCGCTGTCCATGGCGTCGAGAATCAACTCGTTCTCGGCATTCTCATGCTGCGCGAAACGAGTGTGAAACTCGATAAAGCCATCGGCCAGCACGGCGGCGCCGTCGGCCTGTGGTTCCCGGTAGACCCAGCGTTCGATCCGTTCGACCAGGTCGCAAATCTGCAGGTACAGCACCTCGTGCTCGGCCCGCAGGTTTTCGGCCCTGTCATAGAGGCGCGGGGCGGTTTCCGTCGCGACGTCGACATAACCGAAGAACTCTTCCAGGGCGAAATGCATGGCGATCTGGTCCCGCAGTCGAGTGGCGGAATCGCTGATCTGTTGCGGCTCGACAACGCTTTCCCCCAGTCGGGAGAAAAGCTCAGCCGTGTCGCTAAAGTCGCGCCGCAACTCGGCGTTGTCTTCCTTGATTTCCTGCAGAAACGCCGCGTTTACCGAAACGGTTCCAAGTACGTTCGCCATGCTGTCCTCCTGCTTCTACGCCGGTTTGCCCAGCGTTCAGGTTTGCCGGAAAACCCGCGGAGATTTGAGTTGTTCCGTGTTGCGGGAGAAATCGCCGCACTCACACAGAACGGTAAGATGAGCATGCGCGCAGTTTAGCATGGTCGGTTAATCGCTGTCAAAGAATGGACACGACGGATTCTTGAAAAACAGCAAGATTCGTCTTGACGCGGACCGCCCAGAAAGAGTAATTCCGGTTCTCTCAAAAGGCTCCTCCGAGCGCCGTCGCGCGCGTTCTTTGATGGCTGACAGAACTATGAAAAACCGAAGAAAACACCGTCGTTTTTCCCATTTCTGGCGAGCGTGCTCCGCGCTCCTGCTATTGTTTGCAATCAGTGTTTCGCCCAGCATGGCATGGGGCCAGACGCCCGGTATTCCCGGACCTCCCGGGTATGTAGCGCCGGGCGGGTCTCCGCTGCCGTTTCCCGGCGCAGGCGCCTATCCGCCGCCGCATCCAACGATGATCTCCTCCTGCGGGGAATGTTTGCATGCGGGCACGGTTGCTTTTTGCAATTCGGCGATTGGAAGGTTTTTGAAAGAGATGACCAAGCCGCTGCAGGCTTTGACGGGCGGTATTCCGGGGATCGTGCCGCCGACCGCAGCCGAACTGGCCGCAGGCGGGCCCGTGGGCGTGGCGGCCAAGATCAAGGCTGAACAGATTAACGCAAAAGCCCGACAGGCAGCCGTGAAAGAGCTGGGCCTGGTGGATTGCCATTACTTTCCCGAAGCCGAAGCGATGCTGATCGCCGCTTTGCGTGCCGACACTAGCGACTGCGTCCGGTTCGAGGCGGCCAAGAGCCTGAGCAATGGCTGTTGTTGCTCCAAGGCGGTTGTCGCCGCACTGAATATCAGCGTGTCCGGCAGTGAGGAAGACGGCCATCCCAGCGAACGCTCGCCAATG is part of the Lignipirellula cremea genome and encodes:
- a CDS encoding SDR family NAD(P)-dependent oxidoreductase — translated: MQIQGNTFLVTGAASGLGKGTTEALVAAGANVIAVDLNATVLGEAVEPLGPAVVAVTADVADAADVQQALDLASRFPGPFRGVVNCAGVLGAARTLGRRGPCELELFEKVVRVNLIGTFNVCRLAAAALNAQEPDEEGERGVLVNTASVAAFEGQIGQTAYSASKGGIASMTLPMARDLAPFGIRAIALAPGVFDTPMMQAAPAEIRETLSAATPFPPRLGRPEEFAALVLHVIENRMLNGSVMRIDGALRMPPR
- a CDS encoding SDR family NAD(P)-dependent oxidoreductase; protein product: MAYWEKKTAIVTGGSAGLGFVMAQALLHAGANVVIAARDPARLNQAAIQLDPSGERILAVACDVAQPGEADRLVQETVARFGQIDLLVNNVGRSHRGRLIDVTVEQHREFFDTNVLTAVRCSQAAIPHLEASRGHLVNIGSLASKTASRFLGAYAVSKFPLAAFSQQLRLELAETGVHVLLVCPGPLARPDAGQRYDQEAADLPESARRPGGGARIKGLDPERVARRILTACQKRQPELVLPGKARLLLILAAISPRWGDWLLRKMTS
- a CDS encoding hemerythrin domain-containing protein, translated to MANVLGTVSVNAAFLQEIKEDNAELRRDFSDTAELFSRLGESVVEPQQISDSATRLRDQIAMHFALEEFFGYVDVATETAPRLYDRAENLRAEHEVLYLQICDLVERIERWVYREPQADGAAVLADGFIEFHTRFAQHENAENELILDAMDSDIGVGD
- a CDS encoding tetratricopeptide repeat protein, with translation MKISTLLLTLAFCLPCLVSPAQQPLAEAPIPAVSPKEAEAAEELFQAGRNLFFQGKYLEAAEKLQKAVAGNPAKTSYKLLLAKAHRYGQQPEKAIAVFEAILRENGSHVEAGIELAELLDPLKESDRVIGVLEPLLKYKHDYPLYHLLAQANYQKENFEKAQHYYEEATRLNDQNADDHYQLGNIYLAQQRFAKAAVAYERAGDLGVSTGVYHFKLASVYFNLHNYLGAVHAAQIIGGQTGQIKNELYLLDPVPGQKDFFYVCPPQSAVYQTAKAQQLGVDVFDIRFLEANIWLSARRYARANPMYAELEEEVSKANAGLFWYYWAQAALGMDDLEQYLVRLDKAIAADPEVYKPTKADALVTVAERHQQQGDTAKHSEYLQQAVAVTPLSARLHLMLGDAHWIASERRQAVEQYKLVLELEPQHADRVRLLNRIREAS